A region of Micromonospora sp. WMMD882 DNA encodes the following proteins:
- a CDS encoding non-ribosomal peptide synthetase produces MRLVHEAVAERAARQPDAVAVVDATRTLTYRQLDRRANRLAHRLRAAGVRVETPVAVLMGRSADRVVALLAVLKAGGAYLCVDPDGPPARLAHILDEAAVPVVVAATAGTPAEAATAGTPAEAATAGTPAEAATAGTPAGNVGGRPVLSPDDGESDRPPDVRIPPAALAYVSYTSGSTGRPKGALNEHRGLANFCAWHAGTFGHHADDRVTQLAHVGFDGSPYELWPSLVGGSSVFVVDDGTLADPAALTRFLVEHRITRCFLPTGLVAPMVEQEWPDPGRLRTVSAGGDRLRWPSAPVPWQLVNVYGPTETCVMMTAETVAPDGGPEPFPPIGRAIDGMWTSVLDDDLRPCPPGVAGELFVGGVGVGRGYVGNPRLTAERFLPDLYGPAGAVMYRTGDLVRELPDGRLEFLSRLDHQIQVRGFRVEPGEIEAVLNGCAGVREALVDASADRILAYVAGSCDPATLRDELRRHLPDYMIPSAIVTMPRLPLTANGKVDRAALAALPTGGSAPPVGPVETRLAAMMARTLGVAEVGREDDFFALGGHSLLAAGLVAQVRSDLAVDISVRDFLGAPTVAGLADQLTRGVDSNRTATDR; encoded by the coding sequence ATGCGGCTCGTGCACGAGGCGGTCGCGGAACGGGCCGCCCGGCAACCGGACGCGGTGGCCGTGGTCGACGCCACGCGGACGCTCACCTACCGGCAGCTCGACCGCCGGGCGAACCGGCTCGCCCACCGGCTGCGCGCCGCCGGGGTGCGCGTCGAGACGCCGGTGGCGGTGCTGATGGGCCGGTCCGCCGACCGGGTCGTCGCCCTGCTGGCGGTGCTCAAGGCCGGCGGCGCGTACCTCTGCGTGGACCCGGACGGGCCGCCGGCCCGGCTGGCCCACATCCTCGACGAGGCGGCCGTCCCGGTGGTGGTCGCTGCCACCGCCGGTACGCCGGCCGAGGCTGCCACCGCCGGTACGCCGGCCGAGGCTGCCACCGCCGGTACGCCGGCCGAGGCTGCCACCGCCGGTACGCCGGCCGGAAACGTCGGCGGGCGGCCGGTGCTGTCGCCGGACGACGGGGAGAGCGACCGCCCGCCCGACGTGCGGATCCCGCCCGCCGCGCTCGCCTACGTCAGCTACACCTCGGGCTCGACCGGACGCCCGAAGGGGGCGCTCAACGAGCACCGGGGCCTGGCCAACTTCTGCGCCTGGCACGCCGGGACGTTCGGGCACCACGCCGACGACCGGGTCACCCAACTCGCCCACGTCGGCTTCGACGGCTCCCCGTACGAGCTGTGGCCGAGCCTGGTCGGCGGATCGTCGGTGTTCGTGGTGGACGACGGCACGCTGGCGGACCCGGCCGCGCTGACCCGGTTCCTGGTCGAGCACCGGATCACCCGCTGTTTCCTGCCGACCGGGCTGGTGGCCCCGATGGTCGAGCAGGAGTGGCCGGACCCGGGCCGGCTGCGTACGGTGTCGGCCGGCGGCGACCGGCTGCGCTGGCCGTCCGCGCCGGTGCCGTGGCAGCTCGTCAACGTCTACGGCCCCACCGAGACGTGCGTCATGATGACCGCCGAGACCGTCGCGCCCGACGGGGGCCCCGAGCCGTTCCCGCCCATCGGCCGGGCCATCGACGGGATGTGGACGTCCGTTCTCGACGACGACCTGCGGCCCTGCCCGCCCGGCGTGGCCGGTGAGCTGTTCGTCGGCGGTGTCGGCGTCGGCCGGGGGTACGTGGGCAATCCGCGGCTCACCGCCGAGCGGTTCCTGCCCGACCTGTACGGGCCCGCCGGTGCGGTCATGTACCGCACCGGTGACCTGGTGCGCGAGCTGCCGGACGGGCGGCTGGAGTTCCTCTCCCGGCTCGACCACCAGATCCAGGTCCGCGGGTTCCGGGTGGAGCCGGGCGAGATCGAGGCGGTGCTCAACGGGTGCGCCGGGGTACGGGAGGCGCTTGTCGACGCCTCCGCCGACCGGATCCTCGCCTACGTCGCCGGCTCGTGCGACCCGGCGACGCTCCGTGACGAGCTGCGCCGGCACCTGCCCGACTACATGATCCCGTCGGCGATCGTCACGATGCCACGGTTGCCGCTGACCGCCAACGGCAAAGTGGACCGGGCGGCGCTGGCGGCGCTGCCGACCGGCGGGTCCGCGCCGCCGGTCGGTCCGGTCGAGACCCGGCTGGCGGCCATGATGGCCCGGACGCTGGGGGTCGCCGAGGTGGGCCGGGAGGACGACTTCTTCGCGCTGGGCGGGCACAGCCTGCTCGCCGCGGGGCTGGTCGCCCAGGTCCGGTCCGACCTGGCGGTGGACATCTCGGTGCGGGACTTCCTGGGCGCCCCGACCGTCGCCGGACTGGCGGATCAGCTCACCAGGGGCGTGGACTCCAACCGCACCGCGACGGACAGGTAG
- a CDS encoding MFS transporter, with amino-acid sequence MTAAPDARRTLIVLNVVNGAGDGLLVPTLVLFFVGRVGLGGGSVAFGLSLAGVAAALLLTPLARLAERIGLRTAMALGYLVQAVAVGAFVLVTNWWTFMLLLAVSNSAAAATMPVRQALISAYVGPEQRVRVSAMNRAAFNASFAVGAVAAGLVVTVGTDVAYRALILGDALSFLLAAAVTMTLPVVARKPAVSRIRWRILTEDRSLTYVAGLIGVLFLYGDIIAVGLPLLAVGDDAMPTWVIPAAFLLNTAMTVALQVRLSRGGDDVRSASRIGARAGGLFLLGSALVGVAVWGSSWPVLVIVFAGVVTLTLGELWASTATWGLAYGLSPTGRADQIGLFSLGGILMRTVAPSLVAVSVLNLGYFGWLLMGLVMGVAGLLLIPAARAAEGRVRRYAPAATTGAGVEG; translated from the coding sequence GTGACGGCCGCCCCGGACGCCCGGCGCACGCTGATCGTGCTGAACGTGGTCAACGGCGCCGGCGACGGACTGCTGGTGCCCACCCTGGTGCTGTTCTTCGTGGGGCGGGTCGGGTTGGGCGGCGGCTCGGTCGCGTTCGGGCTGAGCCTGGCCGGGGTGGCCGCCGCGCTCCTGCTGACGCCCCTGGCCCGGCTCGCCGAACGGATCGGCCTGCGCACCGCGATGGCGCTGGGCTACCTGGTCCAGGCCGTCGCCGTCGGCGCGTTCGTCCTGGTCACCAACTGGTGGACGTTCATGCTGCTGCTCGCCGTGTCGAACAGCGCCGCCGCCGCCACCATGCCGGTCCGGCAGGCGCTGATCAGCGCGTACGTCGGGCCCGAGCAGCGGGTGCGGGTCAGCGCGATGAACCGGGCGGCGTTCAACGCGAGCTTCGCGGTCGGCGCGGTCGCCGCGGGACTCGTGGTGACCGTCGGCACCGACGTCGCGTACCGCGCGCTGATCCTCGGCGACGCGCTGTCGTTCCTGCTCGCCGCGGCCGTCACCATGACGCTGCCGGTGGTGGCCCGCAAACCGGCGGTGAGCCGGATCCGCTGGCGGATCCTGACCGAGGACCGGTCGTTGACCTACGTCGCCGGGCTGATCGGCGTGCTGTTCCTCTACGGGGACATCATCGCGGTCGGTCTGCCGCTGCTCGCCGTCGGCGACGACGCCATGCCGACCTGGGTGATCCCGGCGGCGTTCCTGCTGAACACCGCGATGACCGTCGCCCTGCAGGTGCGACTGAGCCGGGGCGGCGACGACGTCCGGTCGGCCAGCCGGATCGGCGCGCGGGCCGGCGGCCTGTTCCTGCTCGGTTCGGCCCTGGTCGGGGTGGCCGTGTGGGGCTCGTCGTGGCCGGTGCTGGTGATCGTGTTCGCCGGCGTCGTGACGCTCACCCTCGGCGAGCTGTGGGCGTCCACGGCGACCTGGGGCCTGGCCTACGGGCTCAGCCCGACCGGACGCGCCGACCAGATCGGGCTGTTCAGCCTGGGCGGCATCCTGATGCGTACGGTCGCGCCGAGCCTGGTCGCCGTGTCGGTGCTGAACCTGGGCTACTTCGGCTGGCTGCTGATGGGCCTGGTCATGGGGGTGGCCGGTCTGCTGCTGATCCCGGCGGCGCGGGCCGCCGAGGGACGCGTCCGCCGGTACGCGCCGGCCGCGACGACGGGCGCCGGGGTGGAGGGGTGA
- a CDS encoding condensation domain-containing protein — MTSATASTRPPLSAEQIVFWLASLEGAADSFLTLSVGYRLHGRLDVAALRDAVDRLAAEQDLLRSRVEHGATGPVCAPGDPCRLDVRDLRSFPPDEAERRAQAISMFESTREFPLTSGPFARFRLLQLADTEFVLLVTVHHIALDAESVPVIERRLSAHYRAARTGADVPAPVAGYHDYASEQAALRLTAEAERFWSALLSRPPLPTLRWPGGAAPAADDAPETVHWSELGGPAWEAARRLAERAGSTMHTVLLAAFVDACVTLCGLAPGDEFEVGVPTSMRWDSRWQDVVGPFIHTLPVRLPAGDGPDVLRRVREVRLRTIDLLDHLQVPLSRLHQSLAGDRTAGRARPAVAFQYLDGGEHELDLAGVEVAGYPRPRLGVPPFDLSLVVYRTPDVPRIRIMTNPAAGVTAATATALLATFEQVLLDGAGS, encoded by the coding sequence GTGACCTCCGCGACCGCGTCCACCCGCCCGCCGCTGTCCGCCGAGCAGATCGTCTTCTGGTTGGCGTCGCTGGAGGGCGCGGCGGACTCGTTCCTCACCCTGTCGGTGGGGTACCGGCTGCACGGCCGGCTCGACGTGGCGGCGCTGCGGGACGCGGTCGACCGGCTGGCGGCCGAGCAGGACCTGCTGCGCAGCCGGGTCGAGCACGGGGCGACCGGGCCGGTCTGCGCGCCCGGCGACCCGTGCCGGCTGGACGTCCGGGACCTGCGGTCGTTCCCGCCGGACGAGGCGGAGCGCCGGGCCCAGGCGATCAGCATGTTCGAGTCGACCCGGGAGTTCCCGCTGACCAGCGGGCCGTTCGCCCGGTTCCGGCTGCTCCAGCTCGCCGACACCGAGTTCGTCCTGCTGGTCACGGTGCACCACATCGCACTGGACGCCGAGTCGGTGCCGGTGATCGAACGTCGCCTCTCCGCGCACTACCGGGCGGCGCGGACCGGCGCGGACGTGCCCGCGCCGGTGGCGGGCTACCACGACTACGCGTCGGAGCAGGCCGCCCTGCGGCTCACCGCCGAGGCGGAGCGGTTCTGGTCGGCGCTGCTGAGCCGACCGCCGCTGCCCACGTTGCGCTGGCCGGGCGGGGCCGCCCCGGCGGCCGACGACGCGCCGGAGACGGTGCACTGGTCCGAGCTGGGCGGCCCGGCGTGGGAGGCGGCCCGCCGGCTCGCCGAACGCGCCGGCAGCACCATGCACACCGTGCTGCTCGCGGCGTTCGTCGACGCGTGCGTCACGCTGTGCGGCCTCGCCCCGGGCGACGAGTTCGAGGTGGGCGTGCCCACCTCGATGCGCTGGGACAGCCGCTGGCAGGACGTGGTGGGCCCGTTCATCCACACCCTGCCGGTCCGGTTGCCGGCCGGGGACGGCCCGGACGTGCTCCGGCGGGTCCGCGAGGTCCGGCTCCGGACCATCGACCTGCTGGACCACCTCCAGGTGCCGTTGAGCCGGCTGCACCAGTCGCTCGCCGGTGACCGGACGGCGGGCCGCGCCCGACCGGCGGTGGCCTTCCAGTACCTCGACGGCGGGGAGCACGAGCTTGACCTGGCCGGCGTCGAGGTCGCCGGCTACCCGCGCCCGCGTCTGGGCGTGCCCCCCTTCGACCTGAGCCTGGTCGTGTACCGGACCCCGGACGTGCCCCGGATCAGGATCATGACGAATCCCGCGGCGGGCGTGACCGCCGCGACCGCCACCGCCCTGCTCGCCACGTTCGAGCAGGTCCTGCTGGACGGAGCCGGGTCGTGA
- a CDS encoding MbtH family NRPS accessory protein codes for MSEELYHVVVNDEEQYSVWRADRDVPAGWRTVGEPAPKEACLDEIERVWTDMRPASVRRWMEESSR; via the coding sequence ATGAGCGAGGAGCTCTACCACGTGGTCGTCAACGACGAGGAGCAGTACTCCGTCTGGCGGGCCGACCGTGACGTGCCGGCGGGCTGGCGGACGGTCGGCGAGCCGGCCCCGAAGGAGGCGTGCCTGGACGAGATCGAACGGGTCTGGACCGACATGCGCCCGGCCAGCGTGCGCCGCTGGATGGAGGAAAGCAGCCGGTGA
- a CDS encoding alpha/beta fold hydrolase — translation MPASPSVLVPIGRAPESPSVTLVLFAGAGAGPGYFREWVAAAPPGWAFLAVNLPGRGGRFREPFATSLDALATELAEAVAALPTERVVLFGHSFGALLAMEVARRMPQPPALLATAGNAPPDVEPFAYSTKPTHEDDLRLARGLLGQLAAELSGPVLEEMVEITAPICRADMDLLVGCRRPAEPLPCDIVAFYAEHDFSPPESWADVTAGRADTVVLPGEHITFCQVARDDILAHLRSRLALV, via the coding sequence ATGCCCGCATCCCCGTCCGTTCTGGTGCCGATCGGCAGGGCCCCCGAGTCTCCGTCGGTCACCCTCGTGCTGTTCGCGGGCGCGGGCGCCGGGCCGGGCTACTTCCGGGAGTGGGTCGCCGCCGCCCCGCCCGGCTGGGCGTTCCTCGCGGTGAACCTGCCCGGGCGCGGCGGCCGGTTCCGGGAGCCGTTCGCGACCAGCCTGGACGCCCTGGCCACCGAGCTGGCCGAGGCCGTCGCCGCGCTGCCCACCGAACGGGTCGTGCTGTTCGGGCACAGCTTCGGCGCGCTGCTCGCCATGGAGGTCGCCCGCCGGATGCCGCAGCCGCCCGCGCTGCTCGCCACCGCCGGCAACGCGCCGCCGGACGTCGAGCCCTTCGCGTACTCCACCAAGCCGACCCACGAGGACGACCTGCGGCTGGCCCGTGGCCTGCTCGGGCAGCTCGCCGCCGAGCTGAGCGGCCCGGTGCTGGAGGAGATGGTGGAGATCACCGCGCCGATCTGCCGTGCCGACATGGACCTCCTGGTCGGCTGCCGTCGCCCCGCCGAGCCGCTGCCGTGCGACATCGTGGCGTTCTACGCCGAGCACGACTTCTCCCCGCCGGAGTCGTGGGCCGACGTCACGGCGGGACGGGCCGACACGGTGGTCCTGCCGGGCGAGCACATCACGTTCTGCCAGGTGGCCCGGGACGACATCCTGGCCCACCTGCGGTCGCGGCTGGCGCTGGTCTGA
- a CDS encoding thiamine pyrophosphate-dependent enzyme, giving the protein MTTKNEAVAHILDAAGDTPTVFTTGYTCRIAQSLGPRPQDFYVTGSMGLVAAVGAGLAAALDRPVFVVDGDGSLLMNLSVLCTIGEQPDLPLTHIVLDDGLYASTGGQHTGSGGCDFVAMAGCAGYPSAFQVGDVDDFTRTLRRRAAGERGPMLARWRLPAVVPYPGPRVAGPLRRHAAEFGAAVRGARR; this is encoded by the coding sequence ATGACGACGAAGAACGAGGCGGTGGCGCACATCCTGGACGCCGCCGGCGACACGCCCACCGTCTTCACCACCGGCTACACCTGCCGGATCGCGCAGAGCCTCGGGCCGCGCCCGCAGGACTTCTATGTCACCGGGTCGATGGGGCTGGTCGCGGCGGTCGGCGCGGGGCTGGCCGCCGCCCTGGACCGCCCGGTGTTCGTGGTGGACGGCGACGGCAGCCTGCTGATGAACCTGTCGGTGCTGTGCACCATCGGCGAGCAGCCCGACCTGCCGCTGACGCACATCGTGCTCGACGACGGCCTGTACGCCTCCACCGGCGGGCAGCACACCGGCTCGGGCGGGTGCGACTTCGTGGCGATGGCCGGGTGCGCCGGATACCCGTCGGCGTTCCAGGTCGGCGACGTCGACGACTTCACCCGTACGCTGCGCCGCCGGGCGGCGGGGGAGCGCGGGCCGATGCTGGCGCGGTGGCGGCTGCCGGCGGTGGTCCCGTATCCGGGCCCCCGGGTCGCCGGGCCGCTGCGCCGGCACGCCGCCGAGTTCGGCGCCGCGGTGCGCGGGGCACGGCGGTGA
- a CDS encoding class I SAM-dependent methyltransferase, whose translation MTGPAVRAVFDAAAQDGPAPLDWSAPITLAALAAAGPDEATRLVLDVGCGEAGAYRGPVGLGPDVTVVLGDLSYGALRHARAAGRPLAQLDGVALPFATGSVDRIVCSLTLGFSSDPVAALTEFARVLADDGRAVVAELSRQRDASLAFTQRLLAEELAGAGVSGPLRTPLPPLRRIAGPAGLLVTATREETFPTGITSPDHCWDWFTSTHRTALARIGRDRVDRLRERIVTAAADALAAGPLRSAQGVTLTVLTPAAGAPR comes from the coding sequence GTGACCGGGCCGGCGGTACGGGCCGTCTTCGACGCGGCGGCGCAGGACGGGCCGGCGCCGCTCGACTGGTCCGCCCCGATCACCCTGGCCGCGCTGGCCGCCGCCGGGCCCGACGAGGCGACGCGGCTGGTGCTCGACGTCGGCTGCGGCGAGGCCGGGGCGTACCGGGGCCCGGTCGGGCTGGGCCCGGACGTCACGGTGGTCCTCGGCGACCTGTCGTACGGGGCGCTGCGGCACGCGCGGGCCGCCGGGCGGCCACTGGCGCAGCTCGACGGCGTGGCGCTGCCGTTCGCGACCGGATCGGTGGACCGGATCGTCTGCTCGCTGACCCTCGGGTTCAGCTCCGACCCGGTGGCGGCGCTCACCGAGTTCGCCCGGGTCCTCGCCGACGACGGACGCGCGGTGGTGGCGGAGCTGTCCCGGCAGCGGGACGCCAGCCTGGCCTTCACCCAGCGGCTGCTGGCCGAGGAACTGGCCGGGGCCGGGGTGTCCGGGCCGCTGCGGACGCCGCTGCCGCCGCTGCGGCGGATCGCCGGCCCGGCGGGTCTGCTGGTGACCGCCACCCGGGAGGAGACCTTCCCCACCGGGATCACCTCGCCGGACCACTGCTGGGACTGGTTCACCTCCACCCACCGCACCGCGCTGGCCCGGATCGGGCGGGACCGGGTGGACCGGCTGCGGGAGCGGATCGTCACGGCCGCCGCCGACGCGCTGGCCGCCGGGCCGCTGCGCTCCGCGCAGGGCGTCACGTTGACGGTGCTGACGCCGGCGGCAGGAGCGCCCCGGTGA
- a CDS encoding aminotransferase class V-fold PLP-dependent enzyme, whose product MKPLCPRTDFPPLDGGVPHVPDLVYLDSAATSLTPRPVIDAVRSYYETSSANIHRGKHMLSDLASEAYEECRFAVADFLRVRHSEVVLTRNTTHGLNILANGLPLTPEDRVLVAADNHHSALLPWQRRCVTERIGTGDDPQASYAAYRAALTAGPPPRAVVLSHCSNVTGIYLDVAPWVAAAREVGALVILDAAQTAPHRELDPVGLGVDAVVFSAHKMLGPTGIGVLWAGTELLESLTPTEIGGGTVDWVDDDGFRWRAVPHRLEAGTPDVAAAYGFTAALQYLRRTGMRRIREHDHEVAGLMVDEARKRDLSFLGDRNSSAERAATLSLFWPGMSGARMDVLARALSDSYGVMCRSGYLCSQPLVTRHAEGPVLRLSGYVYTGADDVTRAFAALDELAAAGMAS is encoded by the coding sequence ATGAAGCCGCTGTGCCCGCGTACCGACTTCCCGCCGCTGGACGGCGGCGTGCCGCACGTGCCGGACCTGGTCTACCTGGACAGCGCGGCCACCTCGCTGACCCCGCGACCGGTGATCGACGCGGTCCGGTCCTACTACGAGACGTCGTCGGCGAACATCCACCGTGGTAAGCACATGCTCTCCGACCTGGCGTCCGAGGCGTACGAGGAGTGCCGGTTCGCGGTGGCCGACTTCCTGCGGGTCCGGCACAGCGAGGTGGTCCTCACCCGCAACACCACGCACGGGCTGAACATCCTGGCCAACGGGCTGCCGCTGACCCCCGAGGACCGGGTGCTGGTCGCCGCCGACAACCACCACAGCGCGCTGCTGCCCTGGCAGCGCCGGTGCGTGACCGAGCGGATCGGGACGGGCGACGACCCGCAGGCCTCCTACGCGGCGTACCGGGCCGCGCTGACCGCCGGGCCGCCGCCGCGCGCCGTCGTGCTGAGCCACTGCTCCAACGTCACCGGCATCTACCTGGACGTGGCGCCCTGGGTGGCCGCCGCGCGGGAGGTGGGCGCGCTGGTGATCCTCGACGCGGCCCAGACCGCCCCGCACCGCGAGCTCGACCCGGTCGGCCTGGGCGTGGACGCCGTGGTGTTCTCCGCGCACAAGATGCTCGGCCCCACCGGCATCGGCGTGCTGTGGGCCGGCACCGAGCTGCTGGAGTCGCTGACGCCCACCGAGATCGGCGGCGGCACCGTGGACTGGGTGGACGACGACGGCTTCCGGTGGCGGGCGGTGCCGCACCGGCTGGAGGCCGGCACCCCCGACGTCGCCGCCGCGTACGGCTTCACCGCCGCCCTCCAGTACCTGCGGCGGACCGGCATGCGGCGGATCCGGGAACACGACCACGAGGTCGCCGGGCTGATGGTCGACGAGGCGCGCAAGCGTGACCTGTCGTTCCTGGGCGACCGGAACTCCTCGGCCGAACGCGCCGCCACGCTGAGCCTGTTCTGGCCGGGCATGAGCGGGGCCCGGATGGACGTGCTCGCCCGCGCCCTCAGCGACTCGTACGGCGTGATGTGCCGCAGCGGCTACCTGTGCTCCCAGCCGCTGGTGACCAGGCACGCCGAAGGCCCGGTGCTGCGGCTGTCCGGGTACGTCTACACCGGCGCGGACGACGTGACCCGGGCCTTCGCCGCGCTCGACGAGCTGGCCGCCGCCGGGATGGCGTCGTGA
- a CDS encoding phenylacetate--CoA ligase family protein, with translation MTASETTLLSAPAVLAAAWREHAFAREQVPVFGDLAAPTGTTYEHFRDLVPVTRKPDYRTGFPTRVVARGADLAAPDVLMSHSSGTGGDRLTSVSRLYDLSARQETTMRTHPTFAALLSSISGQRVGRYAAPNCSDVECANPLTTIADRTLRDGTLVLPVAHDLFTTPERMVRQALSELQEYRPHWLYTDATHLSFLITRARAAGIDRFPGVRAVLLTYTRATATAKRIIRDFFGPSVPVVEVISMSELGWVAMECPRGRMHLNAESFLAELRADGDGPAGELMLTTVGDRLSPHLRYATGDMYSRYGDACPCGATSPSVRLEGRASEALHGVDGVVLWPRAVDEIVGAPDGMLAYRVHQDEAGDVEFSYLPMADGMPSDEPERIGAELANRLKGRQVRVRESGYLASQRSGKYISCTSAYLVGDPR, from the coding sequence GTGACGGCGTCTGAGACCACGCTGCTGTCGGCGCCGGCGGTGCTCGCCGCCGCGTGGCGGGAGCACGCCTTCGCCCGCGAGCAGGTGCCCGTGTTCGGCGACCTGGCCGCGCCGACCGGCACGACGTACGAGCACTTCCGCGACCTGGTGCCGGTGACCCGCAAACCCGACTACCGCACCGGGTTCCCGACCCGGGTGGTGGCCCGGGGGGCCGACCTGGCCGCCCCGGACGTGCTGATGAGCCACAGCTCCGGCACCGGCGGTGACCGGCTGACCAGCGTGTCCCGGCTGTACGACCTGTCCGCGCGGCAGGAGACCACGATGCGCACCCACCCGACCTTCGCCGCGCTGCTGTCGTCGATCTCCGGCCAGCGGGTCGGCCGGTACGCCGCGCCGAACTGCTCCGACGTGGAGTGCGCGAACCCGCTGACCACCATCGCCGACCGCACCCTGCGCGACGGCACCCTGGTGCTGCCGGTGGCGCACGACCTGTTCACCACCCCGGAGCGGATGGTGCGGCAGGCGTTGTCCGAGCTCCAGGAGTACCGCCCGCACTGGCTCTACACCGACGCGACGCACCTCAGTTTCCTGATCACCAGGGCCCGGGCGGCCGGCATCGACCGGTTCCCCGGCGTGCGGGCGGTGCTGCTCACGTACACCCGGGCCACCGCGACCGCGAAGCGGATCATCCGGGACTTCTTCGGTCCGTCGGTGCCGGTGGTCGAGGTGATCTCCATGTCGGAGCTGGGCTGGGTGGCGATGGAGTGTCCCCGGGGCCGGATGCACCTCAACGCCGAGTCGTTCCTGGCGGAGCTGCGCGCCGACGGCGACGGACCGGCCGGCGAGCTGATGCTCACCACCGTCGGCGACCGGCTCTCCCCGCACCTGCGGTACGCCACCGGCGACATGTACAGCCGGTACGGTGACGCCTGCCCGTGCGGGGCGACCAGCCCGTCCGTGCGGCTGGAGGGTCGTGCCTCGGAGGCCCTGCACGGCGTGGACGGCGTCGTGCTGTGGCCCCGGGCGGTGGACGAGATCGTCGGCGCCCCGGACGGCATGCTCGCCTACCGGGTGCACCAGGACGAAGCCGGCGACGTGGAGTTCAGTTACCTCCCGATGGCCGACGGCATGCCGTCCGACGAGCCGGAACGTATCGGCGCGGAGCTGGCGAACCGGCTGAAGGGCCGGCAGGTGCGGGTCCGGGAGAGCGGCTACCTGGCGTCCCAGCGGTCCGGCAAGTACATCAGTTGCACCAGCGCCTACCTGGTGGGAGACCCACGATGA